The genomic DNA GTCCGCATCCACACCCCCCGCTACGTGGAGATCGTGAAGCGGCTGTCGGCCGAGCCCCAGCTGGGGAGCTCGGCGATCCACGGGCTGGGGCTCGGCGACAACCCGGTGTTCGCCGGCATGCACGAGGCGTCGCTGGAGGTCTGCGGCGCCTCGGTGGCCGCGGCGCAGGCCGTGTGGGAGGGCACGGCAACCCACGCGTTCAACCCGGCCGGCGGCCTGCACCACGCGATGGCCGACCGCGCCGCCGGCTTCTGCATCTACAACGACCCGGCCATGGCCATCGAGTGGCTGCTGCGCCACGGGGCCACGCGGGTGGCCTACGTCGACGTCGACACCCACCACGGTGACGGGGTGCAGACCCTCTTCTACGACGACCCGCGGGTGCTGACCGTCAGCCTGCACGAGTCCGGGCGCTACCTGTTCCCCGGGACCGGGTTCCCCGACGAGGTCGGCGAGGGCGACGGACGCGGCTCGTCGTTGAACGTGCCGCTGGAGCCCCAGACGCCCGGGGCGGTGTACCTGGAGGCGTTCGACGCGATCGTGCCGGCTGCGCTCGACGCGTTCGGGCCGCAGGTGCTCGTCACGCAACTCGGGTGCGACACGCACATCACCGATCCGCTGGCGCACCTGGCGCTGACCACCGACGACTACAGCGAGCTGGCGCGCCGGCTGCACGACCTCGCCCACCGCCACGCCGACGGGCGCTGGGTGGCGACCGGCGGCGGCGGGTACCAGATCGCGTCGGTGGTGCCGCGCGCGTGGACCATCTACTTCGCCGAGCTGACCGGGGCCGACGTGCCCGTCGAGGTGCCATGGGACTGGCTCGCCACCGTCGAGCAGCGCCTCGGCGAGCGTCCCCCCGCCCACTTCCTGGACGACGACGTGCACCTGCCGGCCGACCACCTCGAACGCTGCCGCGACGGCGCCCGGCGCAGCGTCGAGGATCTCAAGGCCAGCGCCTTCGACCTCCTGGAGCGACTCACGTGAACCGGCGTGCCAAGACCGCCAACCGCATCGACGAGCAGCACGGGGATGGCGCCGCCGACCTGCGCGCCCACCTGGTGCGCGCCCGGCTGGCCGGCGAGGTCGCGACCAGCCCCCAGGCCACGGTGACCAACTGCACCCGCCTGGTGGCCGGCCACCCCGAGTTCACCTTCGGGCTCTCCGACTGGCGGTCCGCGTCGCTGCTCGAGACGGTCCACGCGGTCCAGGTCCTGTGCGGCGGGGACCCCGGGGGTGACCCGCCGGCCGGTCCGGGCTACATCGACCCGGAGGCGACCATGGCGGCCATCGCCCGGCACCGCGACGGGGTCGCCGCCCTGGCCCGCACGGGCGGGCGGGTGCTGCTCGCCACGGGCCACCCGACCGGCCTGCTGCCCCACTACGCCACCCTGGCCCGGGCGCTGCAGGCGGCGGGCGCGGACCTGCTGATGCCATTGGACGACCAGGCGGTCCACACCGCGGAGGACGGTCGTCCCCGCAGCGTGCGCTTCCTCGACGGGGTGGCCTGCGTGAGCGACGGGGGGTCGTTGCGCCACACCCACGTCGCCACCTACATGGAGGCCATGCTCGACGCGCTGGGCGCCACCGCGCCCGACCTCGTGATCGCCGACCACGGCATGGCGGGCGCCGCGATCGAGGCGGGGATCGCCACGCTGTCGATCGCCGACGTGAACGATCCCGCCCTGCCCCTGGCGCAGGTCCGGGGCCGCACCGACGCCGTGCTGCCCATCGACGACAACTTGGCCCCGAGCTCCTTCGTCCCGGTCACCGCCGCGGTGCTGGGCGGGCTCGCCGGCCGTTAGCCGCCGAGGGCGCCCCACCCTGGATGGGGAGCATCTGCCTCTCGCCGGGGGGCCCGGGCAACTTCCGCTACGAGGCCCACCACTACTTCGACCACAACCGGTCCAGCTGGTACGACCACACCGACGACGAAGAGGTCGCCGACGCGGTGGCGAAGGGCTACTGACGTGGCCCGACGGGCCCGCTCACTCCAGGGGCGCCGCGGCGAAGCCGACACTGAACCGCCGGCACCAGACCACAACGCTGCGGAAGCGGGTCACGTCGATTTCGGCGGGCACCGGGTAGTTCTGGTCGCCGCGGTTGGCGGTCAGCTCGCCGAGGTCCACGAAGTCGACGTCGTGGGCGGCCTCGTCACCGTCGGCCGGCGCGGCCGACAGGTACACGCGCAGGTCGGGCCCGTTGCTGGTGTCGAGGTCCTCGAAGCGCACGAGGTGGGTGCCGTCGTCGTTCGCGAGCAGGCGCGCGGTGCCCGTCCCGTGCTTGCCGGTGAAGCCGGCGAACGCGCCTCGGGCGAGCTCGTCGAACGTGACGGCGCCGCCCCCGGCCCCGCCCTCGGCCCCGCCCCCGGCCCCGCCCCCGGCCCCGCCCTCCGTGGCGGCCTCGCCCGCGACCACCCCCGGCAGCTCCTCGGCGGCCTCCCGGTCGAACAGCAGCGTCTGCGGCTGGAACCAGACGAGCACCACGGCGACGACCACCACCGCGGCAACGGCCGCGACCAGCAGCCAGGCTTTGCGTGCGGAGCGTTCCATCAGGTCTCCGATCACTCGGGGCTGGCCAGGACGATCAGCTTGGGGCGGGTCATCTCCTCCACGGAGTAGGGGATGCCGCCAAGGCCGAGCCCCGAGGGGCCCCGGCCGCCGAAGGGCATCCAGTCCACGCGGAAGGCGGTGTGGTCGTTGACCATCACCGCGGTGGCGTCGAGGCGGCGGGCGGCGCGCAGCGCGCGGTCGATGTCGCGGGTGACCACCGCGGCCTGGAACGCCCAGGGCACGGCGTTGGACCGGGCGATGGCGTCGTCGAGGTCGGCGCACCCGACGACGCTGACCACCGGGCCGAACACCTCCTCGCGCAGCACGCGGGCCTCGGCGGGGGCGTCGACCAGCAGCGTCGGGGCGAAGACGCGCTCGGAAACGGCCGCCCCGCCGACCGCCGGCCGCGCCCCGAGCGCCGCGGCCTCGTCCACCCAGGCCCCCACCCGCTCGACCTCCGCGGGCGCGATCAGGGGGCCGACCTCGGTGGCGGGGTCCAGCGGGTCCCCGACGCGCAGCGAGGCGACCGCCTCCTCCAGGCGGGCGACCAGCTCGGCGGTGACCCCGCCCACGGCGAACACGCGCTGCACGCTCACGCAGACCTGGCCGGCGTGGTAGTAGCCGCCCTTGCGGATCAGCTGGGTCGCGAGGTCCAGGTCAGCGCCCTCGTCGACGATCATCGGGGCGGCGCCACCGTGCTCCAGCGCGCATCGCACGCCCGGGGCCAGCTGCGAGCGCATCCGCCAGCCCACCGCATGGCTGCCGATGAAGGACAGGAAGGCGATGCGCGCGTCGGTGACCAGCTCCTGGGCGACCGCCCCGGGGCAGGGCAGCGCCACCGCCCAGCCCGGGGGCAGGCCGGCCTCGACGAGCAGCTCGACCAGCGCGAGGCACGACAGCGGGGTCGCCGAGGCGGGCTTGACCACCACCGGGCAGCCGGCGGCGACGGCCGGCGCCACCTGGTGCACGACGAGGTTCAGGGGATGGTTGAACGCGCTGACCGCGGCGACCACGCCGATCGGCTCGCGGGTGGTGAACGCCAGGCGGCCCCGCGCCGCGTCGGTGGCCCGCATCGGCACCTCCACCCCCGCCAGCCGTCCGGCCTCCTCCGCGGCGAGCACCAGGCCGGTGGCCGCCCGGTCCACCTCGACCAGGGCGTCGGCCAGGGGCTTGCCGCCCTCGGTGGCGATCGTGTCGGCGAAGGTGTCGCGCCGCCGGGCGAGCAGGCCCGCCGCCCGGTGCAGGACCCCGACCCGCTCGGGGGTGGGCAGCCACCCGTCGCGGTCGGCGAACAGGGCGCGCTGGCGTGCCAGGACGTGGTCGATCGCCGCGGCGTCGGCCTGCTCGACCTCGGCCACCGGCGCGCCGGTGTAGGCCGACACCACCGGGGCGAACGACCCATCACCGCTCGGGTGGCCCGGGATGGACAGCGGGTGGCGTTCCACCGCCATCAGTGCTGGAGCAGCTCGCCGAGGCGGCGGGTCAGCCGCATGTTCTCGGCGTAGTCGACGGGCACGACGATCACCGAGGGCCGGTCGGTCACGGTGAACGCCTCCTGCAGGGCGGGGCGCAGCTGGTCGCAGCCGGTGACCCGCACGCCATGGCAGCCGAGGGCCCGGGCGAGCTCGGCCAGGTCGGGGTTGCGCAGATCGGTGTGGGAGGTCTTGCCGTAGGCGACCTCCTGCTTCCAGGCGATCAGCCCGTAGGCGGCGTCGTCCCAGACGAGGTTGACCGGGGCGATGCCGTGCTGCACCGCCGTGGCCAGCTCGGCGACGTTCATCATGAAGCCCCCGTCGCCCTGCAGGGCGACCACGCGCCGGTCGGGGTGGCAGAGCTTGGCGGCGATCGCGCCGGGCAGGGCGATGCCCATCGAGCAGAACCCGTTGGAGATCAGGCTGGTGTTGGGCGCGTACGCCGGGTAGTGGCGCGCCGTCCACATCTTGTGGGCGCCGATGTCGCTGATGACGATGTCCTCGTCGCGCATCTCCGCGCGCAGGTCGGCGAGGATGCGCTGGGGCTTCATGGGGAACCCGTCGTCGGCGGAGAACTCCTCGGTGATCTCGTAGACCAGGGTCTTGCGGACCTCCGCCCCGGTGGGGGTGCCCTTGCCCCGGTGGTCGTCGGTCAGGCGCTCGTTGATGGCCCACAGGCAGGCGGCGATGTCGCCGACCGCCTCGACGTCGGGGCGGTAGGCGCCGTCGACCTCCGCGGGCGTGAAGTCGACGTGCAGCAGCGCCTTGTCGGCCCCGACGTTCCAGCGGTCGGGGTGCCACTCGACCATGTCGTAGCCGACGGCGATGACCAGGTCGGCCTCCTCGAAGCAGCGGATGACGTGGTCGCGGGCGCCGAGGCCGGCCGCGAACAGGCTCTGCGGGTGGCGGTCGCTCAGCGCGCCCTTGGCGTGGAAGGTCGTCGTCGCGTACATGCCGGTCGCGTCGACGAAGCGGTGCAGCTGCTTGCTCACGCGGGTGCGCACGCAGCCCCCGCCGAGCAGGAGCATCGGCGAGCGCGCCCGCGCGATCAGCTCCAGCGCCGCGGTGACGGTCTTCTCGTCGGGGGTGGGCCGGCGGATCTTCAGCCCGGGCACGATGGGCTCGTCGTCCACCTCGACCTTGGCGACGTCCTCGGGGAGCTCGATCAGGGTCGCCCCGGGGTTCTCCGCGGCCGCCAGCTTGAACGCCTTGCGCACGATCTCGGGGATGTTGCCCCCGGTCCAGACGGTCGCGCCCCACTTGGTGACCGGCGCGAACATGCCGACCACGTCCATCGCCTGGTGCGAGTCCTTGTGCAGGCGGGTGGTGGCGCCCTGGCCGGTGATCGCCACGACCGGCGAGTGGTCCATGTTGGCGCTCGCCACCCCGGTCAGCAGGTTCGCGGCGCCGGGGCCGAGCGTGCCGAGGCACACGCCGGGCTGCCCCGTCAGGCGCCCGTAGAGGTCGGCCATGAACGCCGCACCCTGCTCGTGGCGGCACACCACGAACTCCACCGGCGAGTCGAGCAGCGACATCATCAGGTCGGCGTTCTCCTCGCCGGGCACGCCGAAGATGTAGCGCACCCCCTCGGCCTCCAGACACCGCATGAACAGGTCGCTGGCCTTCATCGTGTCCCCTCCACGTCCGCGTCAGTCCCTCCAGGACGGTCGCTGCGCGACCGCCACACCCAGCACAGCTGAGAATCGTCCTCGCAGGCTCGGCCGATTCACGTCTCAGTACGCGAACTGCTCGTTCAGGATCCGCTCCTCGAGGTTGTGCTCCGGGTCGAACAGCAGCGGGACGGCGTACGCCGGGTCCTCGAAGACCTCGACGCAGGTGACGTCGCGGGTCTCCTCCTGGTCGGCGACGGCGCTCACCGGGCGCCGGTCGGCCTCGAGGATCTCGAAGCGCACCCGGGCCTTGTTGGTCAGCAGGGCCCCGCGCCAGCGCCGGGGGCGGAACGCGCTGATCGGCGTCAGGGCCAGCACCGACGCGCCCATGGGGATGATCGGGCCGTGGGCGGACAGGTTGTAGGCGGTGGAGCCCGCCGCCGTGGCCAGCAGCACACCGTCGCAGACCAGCTCGGGCGTGCGCACCCGGTCGTCGATGCGGATGCGGATCTTGGCCGCCTGGCGGCTCTGGCGCAGCAGCGACACCTCGTTGACGGCCAGCGACTGGGTGACCGCGCCGTCCACGGCGGTGGCGCGCATCCGCAGCGGGCGCAGGTCCACGGGCACGGCGCGCGCCAGCCGCTGGAGCAGCCCGTCCTCGCGGTAGGCGTTCATCAGGAACCCGACCGTGCCCCGGTTCATCCCGTACAGCCGGCAGCCCCGGCCCATGAAGCGGTGCAGGCTCTCCAGCATGAACCCGTCGCCGCCGAGGACCACCAGGATGTCGGCCGCGTCGAGACCCACGTCGCCGTAGCGCCCGCACAGGGCGGTCAGGGCCGCAGCCGCGGCCGGCGCCTCGCTGGCCACGAAGCTGACCTTCGGCAACCCGCTCACCCGCTCCTCGGGTTCCTCGTGACCAGCACCGCCCGTCCGGCACCCGCCGCGCCCGTCCTGCGTCGCCCAGGACCGGGCGTGGCCCGCCCGGTGCCACGGTTGTAGCACTCCCGGCCCACCAGGGAAAGCCTCGTCGGCATCAGCGGAGACCTTTTGCTCACGCGCCGGCTGTGCCATGCTGCACCGTGGGCGGCCGCGCGCAGCGGGCGCCCGGCCATGGCGGTGACGTGGACGCAGGGTGCGGGGCGCGCGGGCGGTCGAGCGGACGACCGCCCGGCGATCCCACCGTGAGCGAGTAGTCGCAGCGAGGTGTCGCATGGATGTGGTCGCACAACCCAACCTGACGTCGCAGCAGGTGGTGGCGTTCGTCTTGTTCAATATCGCCGTGATCCTGATCATGGCGCGCCTGTGCGGCGCGGTGGCCAAGCGCCTCGGCCAGCCGGCCGTGGTCGGCGAGATCATCGCGGGTGTCCTGCTCGGTCCGACGCTGCTCGGGCCGGCCATCTTCTCCTGGGACGTCCCCTGGGCCTTCCTCGACTGTGAGGCGGCACTCGGCGCCGGCGGCGAGCCGAGCCTCACGTCGTGCCTGTTCCCGCCGCAGTCGCGCGCCGTGCTCGGCCTGCTCGGCCAGCTCGCGCTGCTGCTGTTCATGTTCCTGGTGGGCCTCGAGTTCGACTTCGACCTGCTCAAGGGCAAGATGACCTCGATCCTGCTCGTCGGCGTCGGGGTGGTGGCGGTGCCCGTGGCCCTGGGCTTCGCACTGAACCCCGTGCTCTACAACGAGACGTTCGTCGCCAACTTCGGCGGCGCCGACGAACCGTCCCGGCTCGCGTTCGCGTTGCTGGTCGGGGCGATGCTGTCGGTCACGGCGTTCCCCGTCATGGCCCGCATCCTGCAGGAGAAGGGCTTGACGCTGTCGCCCATGGGCGCGGTGGGGGTCGCGGCGGCAGCCGTGGTCACCATCCTGATGTTCGTGCTGGTCTCGGTCGCCGGCGACGTCGCCGCGGGCGTCAGCCTGCCCGACGCCGCGCTGCCGTTGTCCGCGCCGCTGGCGCCAGCGGCGGGGAGATCGGGCTCGGGGTGGGCCTGTCCGCCGCCTACCTGGTGGTCATGGCGGTGGTGGTGCGCCCGCTGCTGGTCCCGCTGGGCAAGCGCTACGAGGCGCGGGTGCGCAAGCTCGGCGGCCCGGTCGACGAGGCCGGCTGGTCCGCCCGCGACGAGTTCGCCCCCGCCGGCGTCGGCTGGGCCCTGACCCACCACATGTTCGCGATCATCATCGTGGTGGTGCTCCTGTCGGGGCTGGCGGCCCACGTGCTCGGCATCAACGTGATCGTCGGCGGGTTCGTCGCCGGCGCGGTCCTACCGGCCCGCAAGGGCCTGGTCCGCGACATGACCAGCGAGCTGTTCGACCTCACCGCCATCGTGCTGCTGCCCATCTTCCTGGCCTTCTCCGGGCTGAACACCGACTTCACGCAGCTGACGGTGGCCTCGCTCGCCGGCATCGGGCTGTTCCTGGTCGCCGGGGTCGCCGGCAAGTGGGCCGGGGGCGCGGTGTTCTCGCGGCTCGGCGGGCTCAGCTGGGCCGAGGGCAACGTGCTCGGGATCCTCATGAACTGCCGTGGCCTGCTGGTACTCGTCGTCGCGCTCATCGGCGTGCAGCAGGGGGTCATCACGCCGGCGATGCAGCTCGGCGGCGTGCTGATGGCCCTGGTCACCACCATCATGACCGGGCCGCTGTTCGACTGGGGGATCGGCAAGGTGCCGGCGTCCGACCCGCCGCCTGCGGCCACGCCCGGCAAGCCGAGGCCCGCGGGCAAGGCGAAGGCCAAGAAAAAGGCCAACGCCAAGCGCGTCACGTAGGCGACTGCCGTGGAGGTCGTCCACACGCCCCCGCCCCGACGGGTCACGCCCCTGCGGGTGCTCGCCGTCGTGGTCGTGCTCCTGGCGGTGGGCGGCGCAGCCACGTGGCTGTGGCCGCGCGGCGACGAACCGGCGGGTGACGCCACCGCCGCCGCGCACCCATCGCCAGCGCCGGCCGAGGACCCCGACGATCCCGACGACGGGGACGTCGACCATGACGCGGGCCAGACCGAGATCGACCGCATCGCCGCGCAGATCGCCGAGGTGCGCCGCCTCGACCTCCAGCGCCCCGTCGAGGCCCGCTTCGAGCCCCTCGCCGAGCTGGTCACCCGCATCGAGGCCCTCACCGGCGGCGAGGGCGGCGCGACCGGGTCCCAGGACAGCCGCACGCGCATGCTGGAGACCCTCGGGCTCCTGCCCCCCGGGACCGACATCGCCGCGGCGCTGCGCACGATCTACGACGAGACGCTGATCGGCTTCTACGTGCCCGCGGAGGAGCGCCTCTACGTCAACCAGTCGGCCGAGGTGATGACCCCGGGCAACCGTTGGGCGAGCGCGCACGAGGTGTCCCACGCCCTGCAGGACCAGCACTTCGACCTCGGCGGCCTGCTCGACGTCGAGGTCGGGGCGCTCGACCAGGAGCTCGCCCGCACCTCGCTGGTGGAAGGCGACGCGGTCATCACCCAGGTGACGTGGGCGCAGCGCTTCCTCACCAGCGACGAGCAGGCCCAGCTGGGCGACGACACCGGCCCGATCGGCGTCTCCCCCGAGGGTCGCCTGTTCCCCTACGTCGTGGCGCGGTTCGTCTTCCCCTACGAGGCCGGCCCGGAGTTCGTGGCGGCGCTGCTGGCCGCGGGCCACCTGGAGGCGGTCGACGAGGCGCTGCGCCACCCGCCCACCACCAGCGCGCAGATCCTGCATCCCCAGCGCTACCTGGACGGGATCGAGGCGGTCGACGTGCCCATGGCGGCCGACCCGGGCGACGGCTGGGACCCCGGGCGCCGCGACGAGTTCGGCGAGTTCGACCTGCGCCAGCTGCTCGACCCGGTGGGCGTCGAGCGCGCCGCCGACCTGGCCACCGGCTGGGCGGGCGGGCAGGCGCGGTCCTTCACACGGGGGGCCGATACGGCGGTCGGCGTGGGTCTGGTCTTCGACACCGCCGAGCAGGCCGGCGCCCTCTGCGCGGCGCTGCCCGTATGGTGGGCCGCGTCGGCGGACGGGACCATCCGCGGGGACGGGGTGGGCGACTCGCCCGACGGCTGGCTGGCCTACCGCTGCACGGGCACGCGCGTGGACCTGGCCCGCGCGCCCGGCGAGGCGGCGGTCCGGGCGCTGACCGAGCGGGACTGACCGGCGGTCGCGCAGCGACCGCCCTGACGATGCTGAACCAACGCACCGCCCGAGCCTGCGAGGGCGATGCACTGCTGTGCCGGGTGTGGGGGGGNNNNNNNNNNNNNNNNNNNCCGCCCTGACGATGCAGAACCGCGCCGCGGCGTGCCATCCGTACACTGGTCGCGGGCCGATGTCACAGCGTCGGGCCGATGTCACAGCGTTAGGAGCACACCGATGCCGGAGGGTGCAGCTCCAGGCGGAGCCGACGAGCCGGGCCCACCCCCGGGCGAGTTCCGCCTGCCCGACCTCGAGATCGTGCGCGAGGTCGCTCGCGGAGGGTTCGGGGTCGTCTACGAGGCGCACCAGTCCGCGCTCAACCGCACGGTCGCCGTCAAGATCCTGAGCGCGCAGGTCCGTGACGACCGGGTCCGCCTGCGGTTCGAGCGCGAGTGCGTCGCCATGGGCCGGTTGTCGGACCATCCCCACATCGTCACGGTGTTCGACGCGGGCTTCGGGCCGGGCGGCCAGCCCTACATCCTGATGGACTTCATGCCGGGCGGGAACCTGGGCGACCGGGTCGAGCACGGTCCGGTGAGCTGGCAGGAGGCCGTGGCCACCGGCGTGAAGCTGAGCGCGGCGCTGGAGATGGCGCACCGGGCCGGGGTCCTGCACCGCGACATCAAGCCCGAGAACGTGCTGCTGTCGGCCTACGGGGAGCCCGAGCTCGGCGACTTCGGGATCGCCCGGCTCCAGGGCGGCCCGGAGACGCGCACCGGCTCGCTGACCGCGAGCATCGCCCACGCCGCCCCCGAGCTGCTCGCCGGTGACCCGGCGTCGGTGCAGACCGACCTGTACGCGCTGGGCTCGACGTTGTTCGTGCTGCTGTCGGGCCGGCCCGCGTTCGTCAAGAAGACCGACGAGTCGGTCCTGCCGGCCATCGCGCGCATCACCTCCGAGCCGGTGCCCGACCTGCGCGGGTTCGGGGTGCCCGACGCCGTCGCGGCGGTCGTCGAGCGGCTGATGGCCAAGGACCCCGCCGAGCGCTTCGCCACCGCGCTGGATCTCGCCACGCATCTGCAGGGGCTGCAGCGTCGGCTCGGGCTGCCCGCCACCCCCATCCACGTGGCCGACGGCCCCGGCGACGGCGCCGACCTCACCGGCCGCGTGACCGACACCGGACCCATCATCGACGCGACCGGGACGGGCGCGAGCCCGCCCGCCGAGCCGCTCGACGAGACCGGGGCGATCGGGCCCCCGCCGATCCCACCGGCCGCCCCCCCGCCGGGGCTGGTCACGGGCCGGGGCCTACCCCCCAGCCCGAGCCCCGGGGCGGACCCCGACGCCCCCCCCGGGGGCGGCACCGCCGGCGTGACCCGACGCATCGACCCGGCCGCCATCGGGCAGGCCGCCGCGGACCACCCGGGCGCCGGCGACGACCCGGGCGCCGCGGACCACCCGGGTGCCGGCGACCCCGGCGCCGACGGGCCGGGCACCGGCACGCCGGCCCACGACCCGATGGATCCCGCCACCATCCAGGCCCCGCCGGGGACGATGCCGCCGGGCCCCGACCCCGACCCCGCGCCCACGCGCCGCCGGCGCCTGCCGCTGGCCCTGGCCGGGATCGCGGCGCTGGTCCTGGTGGTGGTCGCGGTGGTGGTGCTCGGCGATCTCGGCGACGACCCCCAGGCCCAGCCCGACCCGACGCCGACGCCGACGCCGACGCCCTCGCCGACCGACACCGGGCCCGCCGAACCCGACCCGGCGGAGGGCGAGGGGGAGGTGCTCGACATGTCGCGGATCATCGGCCAGGTCGCCGACGTGCGCGGGCTCGAGGTCGAGGGCGAGCTCGACGTGCGCCGCTACACCACCGCCGCCTACGCGCCCCTGATCCGCGAGTTCGCCGGCGGCCTGCACCAGGGGCCGCTCGAGGACCAGTCGGCCGAGCACCGGGTGCTGGCCGCGATGCACCAGCTCCCCGCCGACGGCGACTACCCGGAGCTGGTGCGGGGCGTGTGGGAGGAGCGCTTCCCGGCGTTCTACGACCCGGCCAGCGGCCGCGTCCATGTGCGCTCGGACCGCCCGCAGCTGTCCCCCTTCACCGAGGCGGCGCTGGTCGACGAGATCACCCTCGCGCTGCTCGACCAGACCTACGACCTGGAGGCGCACCTCGACGCCGCCGCGGACCTCGACGCCGCCCGGGCCGTGGCGGCGGTGTTCATCGGGGACGCGCAGGTCACCAGCGCCGCCTGGCGCTTCCGCTTCCTCGAGGAGTCCAGGCGCGAGGAGATCACCGTCGAGTCGCGGGTACAGCCCCGACGGCGCCTGGAGACGGCACCGCCGGTGGCGATCGCCGATATCACCTTCCCGCTGCTGCAGGGTCCGCCGTTCGTGCAGGCCATCATCGCCGCAGCCGTCCCCGAGGCCCCCGCCGCGCCCGACGCCGCCGCCGAGCCCGAGGATCCCGTCGCAGCCGACATCGACGAGGGCGAAGCCCTCGAAGCGTTCGAGGCCCCCGGCACCACCGATGCCCTCGACGCCGTCTACGCCGACCCACCCACCTCGACCACCCAGGTCATCCACCCGGAGCGCTACATGCAGCGCCAAGCGCCCGTGGACGTGGCGGTGGCGACCGACCCCGGCGAGGGATGGGAGCCCCTGCTGACCCGCACATTCGGCGAGCAGGACCTGCTGCTGATGTTCGTCGACTTCCCCCCGGAGGCCGCCCGCGACGCCGCCGCCGGCTGGCACGGCGGCCAGCTGCGCGCCTGGAGCAGGGGGGAGGAGACGATCGTGGCGGTGTGGCTCGAGTCGGCCACCCGCGAGGACGCCGACGCGGTCTGCGGCCTGGTGGTGGCCTGGTACCTGGCCGATCCCGAGCTGGGCGGGGCCGGTGGCGCGCAGTCCGCCCCGAACCGCTTCACCAATGACGAGGGCGGCCTGGCGGTCGGGTGCCTCGACGCCTCCCCGCGCTTCGCGTTCGCCCCGCAGGCCGACCAGGCCTACGCGCTGTTGCAACCCTAGTCGGTGTCCGGAGGCTCGGTTACACTGCACGTCCCGGGCTGCGGCAACGCGGGGGCCAACAGGTTCCGGCGGCGGAGCGTCGCCGGCTCAGCGCGACGTCCGTGCACTGAGCAGTCGCAAGCAGTGACGGGAAGCGGGGCACGCAGGTGGAGGATGCACTGACCACCATAGATCTCGGGATCCACGGTCTGGACGACGCCGTGGAGATCGGTCGTGGCGGTTTCGGCAGCGTCTACCGGGCGCGCCAAGCGGCGTTGCAGCGCACCGTGGCCATCAAGGTGCTGCGCAACGCCGTGGAGGACCAGCGGGTGCGGTCGCGCTTCGAGCGCGAGTGCTGGGCCATGGGGACCCTGGCCGGCCACCCCAACATCATCACCGTGCACGGGTCGGGCTTCACCGACACGGGTCAGCCCTACATCGTCATGGACTTCATGCCCGGCGGCACCCTGGCCGACCGGCTGGAGACCGTCGGCCCGGTGCCGTGGCAGGAGGTGCTCGCCCTCGGCGTGAAGCTCGCCGGGGCGTTGGAGACCGCCCACCGCAGCGGTGTGCTCCACCGCGACATCAAGCCCGAGAACGTGTTGATGTCGAAGTACCACGAGCCGCAGCTGGCCGACTTCGGGATCGCCCGGCTGCAGGGCCGGGAGGAGACCAAGACCGACACCCTGACGGCCAGCATCGCCCACGTGTCCCCCGAGCTGCTGGCCGGCAAGGACCC from Egibacteraceae bacterium includes the following:
- a CDS encoding cation:proton antiporter, coding for MDVVAQPNLTSQQVVAFVLFNIAVILIMARLCGAVAKRLGQPAVVGEIIAGVLLGPTLLGPAIFSWDVPWAFLDCEAALGAGGEPSLTSCLFPPQSRAVLGLLGQLALLLFMFLVGLEFDFDLLKGKMTSILLVGVGVVAVPVALGFALNPVLYNETFVANFGGADEPSRLAFALLVGAMLSVTAFPVMARILQEKGLTLSPMGAVGVAAAAVVTILMFVLVSVAGDVAAGVSLPDAALPLSAPLAPAAGRSGSGWACPPPTWWSWRWWCARCWSRWASATRRGCASSAARSTRPAGPPATSSPPPASAGP
- a CDS encoding cation:proton antiporter, which produces MRKLGGPVDEAGWSARDEFAPAGVGWALTHHMFAIIIVVVLLSGLAAHVLGINVIVGGFVAGAVLPARKGLVRDMTSELFDLTAIVLLPIFLAFSGLNTDFTQLTVASLAGIGLFLVAGVAGKWAGGAVFSRLGGLSWAEGNVLGILMNCRGLLVLVVALIGVQQGVITPAMQLGGVLMALVTTIMTGPLFDWGIGKVPASDPPPAATPGKPRPAGKAKAKKKANAKRVT
- a CDS encoding serine/threonine-protein kinase, whose protein sequence is MPEGAAPGGADEPGPPPGEFRLPDLEIVREVARGGFGVVYEAHQSALNRTVAVKILSAQVRDDRVRLRFERECVAMGRLSDHPHIVTVFDAGFGPGGQPYILMDFMPGGNLGDRVEHGPVSWQEAVATGVKLSAALEMAHRAGVLHRDIKPENVLLSAYGEPELGDFGIARLQGGPETRTGSLTASIAHAAPELLAGDPASVQTDLYALGSTLFVLLSGRPAFVKKTDESVLPAIARITSEPVPDLRGFGVPDAVAAVVERLMAKDPAERFATALDLATHLQGLQRRLGLPATPIHVADGPGDGADLTGRVTDTGPIIDATGTGASPPAEPLDETGAIGPPPIPPAAPPPGLVTGRGLPPSPSPGADPDAPPGGGTAGVTRRIDPAAIGQAAADHPGAGDDPGAADHPGAGDPGADGPGTGTPAHDPMDPATIQAPPGTMPPGPDPDPAPTRRRRLPLALAGIAALVLVVVAVVVLGDLGDDPQAQPDPTPTPTPTPSPTDTGPAEPDPAEGEGEVLDMSRIIGQVADVRGLEVEGELDVRRYTTAAYAPLIREFAGGLHQGPLEDQSAEHRVLAAMHQLPADGDYPELVRGVWEERFPAFYDPASGRVHVRSDRPQLSPFTEAALVDEITLALLDQTYDLEAHLDAAADLDAARAVAAVFIGDAQVTSAAWRFRFLEESRREEITVESRVQPRRRLETAPPVAIADITFPLLQGPPFVQAIIAAAVPEAPAAPDAAAEPEDPVAADIDEGEALEAFEAPGTTDALDAVYADPPTSTTQVIHPERYMQRQAPVDVAVATDPGEGWEPLLTRTFGEQDLLLMFVDFPPEAARDAAAGWHGGQLRAWSRGEETIVAVWLESATREDADAVCGLVVAWYLADPELGGAGGAQSAPNRFTNDEGGLAVGCLDASPRFAFAPQADQAYALLQP